A genomic stretch from Malus domestica chromosome 15, GDT2T_hap1 includes:
- the LOC103415870 gene encoding casein kinase 1-like protein 1 — MEPRVGNKFRLGRKIGSGSFGEIYLGTNIQTNEEVAIKLENAKTKHPQLLYESKLYRILSGGTGIPNVRWFGVEGDYNVLVMDLLGPSLEDLFNFCSRKLSLKTVLMLADQMISRVEFVHSKSFLHRDIKPDNFLMGLGRRANQVYMIDFGLAKKYRDSSTRQHIPYRENKNLTGTARYASMNTHLGIEQSRRDDLESLGYVLMYFLRGSLPWQGLKAGTKKQKYEKISEKKVSTSIEALCRGYPTEFASYFHYCRSLRFDDKPDYVYLKKIFRDVFIREGFQFDYVFDWTILKYQQSQLAVPPTRALPGAGTSSGMPHAAVNADRLAGEEDGRLTGLRSLDASQRRIPGPALNSLSLSRQKNPIANDASLTRETSNSNMYGLSAGSSRRVAVSGSRDAFGGSESDIRPRTTDASPGGHRISSGRRSSPVESSDPTRRHTSQTGNYETTVKGIEGLHLE; from the exons ATGGAGCCTCGCGTTGGGAATAAGTTTCGGCTCGGCCGGAAGATCGGTAGCGGCTCGTTCGGAGAGATCTATCTGG GTACAAATATTCAGACGAATGAAGAGGTTGCGATTAAGCTT GAAAATGCGAAGACAAAACACCCTCAGCTGCTGTACGAATCCAAGTTATACAGGATCCTATCAGGAGGAA CTGGAATTCCAAATGTGAGGTGGTTTGGAGTTGAAGGAGACTATAATGTTTTGGTGATGGATTTACTGGGCCCTAGTCTTGAAGACTTGTTTAACTTCTGTAGTAGGAAACTTTCTTTGAAGACCGTTCTTATGCTGGCGGATCAAATG ATCAGTCGTGTTGAATTTGTCCATAGTAAGTCATTTCTACATCGAGATATCAAGCCAGACAATTTTCTTATGGGCTTGGGAAGGCGTGCAAATCAG GTGTACATGATAGACTTTGGTCTGGCTAAGAAATACAGAGATAGTTCAACCCGTCAGCATATTCCTTATAG GGAAAACAAGAATCTGACTGGAACTGCAAGATATGCAAGCATGAATACTCACCTTGGAATTG AGCAAAGCCGGAgggatgatttagaatctcttgGTTATGTCCTTATGTATTTCCTTAGAGGAAG TCTTCCTTGGCAGGGACTAAAAGCGGGAACTAAGAAACAGAAGTATGAAAAAATTAGTGAAAAAAAGGTTTCTACTTCAATTGAG GCGTTATGTCGGGGTTATCCGACAGAGTTTGCTTCGTACTTCCATTACTGTCGCTCACTACGGTTTGATGATAAACCAGACTAtgtttatttgaaaaaaatattcCGGGATGTCTTCATTCGTGAAG GCTTCCAGTTTGATTATGTGTTTGACTGGACAATTTTGAAGTATCAGCAGTCACAGCTGGCTGTTCCTCCAACCCGTGCCCTTCCCGGTGCTGGAACAAGTTCTGGGATGCCCCATGCCGCTGTTAATGCGGACAGACTGGCAG GTGAGGAAGATGGGCGGCTAACTGGTTTAAGATCGTTGGATGCCTCTCAGCGGAGAATACCTGGACCGGCGCTTAATTCCTTGAGCCTTTCGAGGCAGAAGAATCCAATTGCtaatgatgcttcattaactagAGAG ACGTCAAATAGCAATATGTATGGCCTGTCAGCCGGATCATCAAGGAGAGTCGCTGTTTCTGGCAGCCGTGATGCATTTGGCGGAAGTGAGTCTGACATTCGCCCTCGAACAACCGATGCTAGCCCTGGAGGACACAGAATTTCAAGTGGTCGAAGAAGTTCACCAGTCGAGTCATCGGACCCCACCCGTAGACATACATCGCAAACGGGGAACTACGAGACTACCGTTAAAGGCATCGAAGGTCTGCATTTAGAATAG